Proteins encoded within one genomic window of Sphingomonas sp. NBWT7:
- a CDS encoding tRNA (cytidine(34)-2'-O)-methyltransferase yields MRIALFEPDIAGNVGTILRTAACFGVPVDLIEPMGFPWGDRALRRAKMDYAAAGDVTRHVDWAGFLAAQARQPARLVLATTRGAVDLWDARFRPHDLLLFGSEGAGVPDHVHDRADLRVRIPMRAGFRSLNVAISAGIILSEAMRQTRGQAA; encoded by the coding sequence ATGCGCATCGCCCTGTTCGAACCCGATATCGCCGGCAACGTCGGCACGATCCTGCGCACGGCAGCGTGTTTCGGCGTCCCGGTCGACCTGATCGAACCGATGGGCTTTCCGTGGGGCGATCGCGCGCTGCGCCGCGCGAAGATGGATTATGCCGCCGCGGGCGACGTTACGCGGCACGTTGATTGGGCGGGTTTCCTCGCTGCCCAAGCCCGGCAGCCGGCGCGGCTGGTGCTCGCGACGACGCGCGGCGCGGTCGATCTGTGGGACGCACGGTTCCGGCCCCACGACCTTTTGCTGTTCGGCAGCGAAGGTGCTGGCGTGCCCGATCACGTTCATGATCGCGCCGATCTGCGCGTCCGCATCCCGATGCGGGCCGGTTTCCGCTCGCTTAACGTCGCGATCAGCGCCGGGATCATTCTGTCTGAGGCTATGCGTCAGACGCGCGGGCAGGCTGCGTGA